One Rhizoctonia solani chromosome 2, complete sequence DNA segment encodes these proteins:
- a CDS encoding Hydrocephalus-inducing protein, whose translation MSSNQNIASSSAAFVTSASRDAATLRRVSPMRHSALFEELVQGIASTRNVFVMSGDAAMAGSGLATAEGGSGNSYWDMIRNATQDVMNLSEDQLARYNRVMALRRIEARSANRNRYIDYLERLAGANSLAGCVTASIDGLEGRWSANVAAKVTGLYGDNSRLRCLTSSCQGLGEAATKKLDDVFTNPPNLKPSGDDPRICQDCTRKNLKNNKLRRSGNDKTRSLRPSVQSRVALSFIPVEIPDYDDPTGDYVDDSAWEGSKVGRSKHARGKGKEKIVEKPEVIVISDSEDSDDSGPSTQPALRSRRRMKKHVELTQTESTPQFYDGEAYLFLLVGPPPQDPEVLQLVHAFADSVHSRAGAVICLSEVPLPGTKYDYIDFQLEGDLNLTFGEILRAMEQMAAMEAYGSAPPRLADSDLWFELLRRDVSVRQTEKETLYEGQLCGNCGCSITEYLARCTECSALYCHRQVDNDNEDDDPEELDSGDDDFAYHDACLIFDFFSQEGTRSIEDAKKSFVCPACWDHRKNGLYPHFVKPMCRDSEFWPHTQHLITMTSGLWKQLGWEFQGFSVRLQHLQDRSDVTAQLQWEAGSFQFMAVFITHGLTEDQGYQLDDSEAVPPLNLLQLTLPVAQTAVNGASLTSVFFFACGHPMMSPTTVSMLQDWVNEDEEQRTLVACLNKKLSPVYMFNWLNKATKALAEEPNTVQKTLRLSWLRDSIAPSHSDLLFMSNGHAAEMWLYAPFQSRPLGRPLPSLLSVCPCSSEGENQRRKKIWKVDHNGKSGKQLCDVEVKAICRACRQKWPLPQEDMKGILVKVNGVYAAIVPYFS comes from the exons ATGTCGTCTAACCAAAACATTGCATCCTCTAGTGCCGCCTTTGTCACTTCAGCTTCGAGGGACGCCGCGACGTTGAGGCGCGTCAGTCCGATGAGGCATTCGGCGCTGTTTGAAGAGCTTGTGCAAGGCATTGCAAGCACTAGGAATGTGTTTGTCATGTCGGGTGACGCGGCGATGGCTGGAAGTGGACTCGCT ACGGCTGAAGGGGGCTCTGGCAATAGCTACTGGGACATGATCAGAAACGCAACCCAGGACGTCATGAATCTGTCTGAGGATCAACTTGCCAGATACAATCGTGTCATGGCCCTTCGAAGAATTGAGGCGCGCTCAGCCAATCGCAACAGGTACATTGACTATCTGGAGCGACTTGCTGGCGCCAACAGTCTCGCCGGATGCGTGACCGCGAGCATTGACGGCCTTGAAGGTAGATGGTCTGCCAACGTGGCCGCAAAGGTTACCGGTCTTTATGGAGACAACAGTCGTCTCCGTTGCTTGACATCCTCGTGTCAAGGTCTGGGTGAGGCCGCAACCAAGAAACTCGACGACGTTTTCACCAACCCGCCTAATCTCAAGCCAAGTGGGGATGATCCGCGAATCTGCCAAGACTGCACAAGAAAAA ACCTCAAGAATAATAAGCTGCGTCGAAGCGGAAACGACAAAACTCGATCATTGCGGCCAAGTGTTCAGTCCCGCGTGGCACTATCGTTTATCCCGGTGGAGATCCCCGACTACGATGACCCAACTGGGGACTATGTCGATGACTCCGCTTGGGAAGGCAGCAAGGTAGGCCGATCGAAACATGCACGCGGCAAAGGCAAGGAGAAGATTGTCGAGAAGCCTGAGGTGATAGTGATCAGCGATAGCGAGGATTCCGATGACAGCGGTCCTTCAACTCAGCCAGCACTCAGGTCCAGACGAAGGATGAAAAAGCACGTTGAACTCACGCAGACGGAGTCGACTCCCCAGTTCTACGACGGGGAAGCTTACCTGTTTTTGCTCGTGGGCCCACCGCCCCAGGATCCGGAAGTTCTTCAATTGGTCCACGCTTTCGCCGACTCTGTGCATAGCAGAGCTGGCGCAGTTATCTGCCTGAGCGAAGTGCCATTGCCTGGCACCAAGTACGATTATATCGATTTCCAGCTGGAAGGCGATCTCAATCTCACATTTGGGGAAATTTTGCGGGCGATGGAACAG ATGGCCGCCATGGAAGCCTATGGCTCTGCCCCACCCAGACTGGCCGATAGCGACTTGTGGTTTGAG CTACTTCGAAGGGATGTATCCGTCCGCCAGACGGAAAAGGAGACCTTGTACGAGGGGCAGCTATGTGGGAATTGCGGCTGCTCGATTACGGAGTATCTGGCTAGGTGCACGGAATGTTCAGCACTGTACTGCCACCGTCAAGTAGACAACGACAACGAAGACGATGATCCGGAGGAGTTGGACTCTGGCGATGATGATTTCGCGTACCACGACGCGTGCCTTATCTTCGACTTCTTTTCTCAGGAGGGCACCAGAAGCATTGAAGATGCAAAGAAATCATTCGTGTGCCCAGCTTGTTGGGACCATCGTAAGAATGGTTTGTACCCG CATTTTGTGAAGCCAATGTGCCGAGACTCG GAGTTCTGGCCTCACACGCAACACTTGATAACCATGACCAGTGGGCTTTGGAAACAGCTGGGATGGGAG TTTCAAGGCTTTTCCGTGCGACTACAACACTTACAAGACAGGAGCGATGTCACGGCTCAGTT GCAATGGGAAGCAGGATCTTTTCAATTCATGGCGGTGTTCATTACGCATGGATTGACAGAAGATCAGGGGTACCAGCTAGACGACTCCGAAGCTGTGCCTCCTCTTAAT CTGCTGCAATTAACACTACCAGTGGCACAAACGGCAGTCAATGGTGCCAGCCTGACCTCGGTGTTTTTCTTTGCCTGCGGTCATCCTATGATGAGCCCGACCACGGTCTCAATGCTTCAAGATTGGGTGAACGA GGACGAAGAGCAACGAACCCTGGTCGCATGTCTTAACAAAAAATTGTCGCCGGTCTACATGTTCAATTGGTTGAACAAGGCCACAAAGGCTTTAGCCGAAGAGCCCAATACGGTCCAAAAGACGCTACGTCTGagttggctcagggacagcATTGCACCGAGTCACTCAGATCTTCTGTTCATGAGCAATGGGCATGCTGCAGAGATGTGGCTATACGCGCCTTTCCAAAGCCGGCCTTTGGGGAGACCGTTACCAAGCCTGTTGAGTGTATGCCCGTGCTCATCGGAAGGCGAGAACCAGCGCCGGAAAAAGATCTGGAAAGTGGATCACAACGGCAAATCAGGTAAACAGCTTTGCGACGTTGAggtcaaagccatatgccgAGCATGTAGACAGAAGTGGCCTCTGCCTCAGGAAGACATGAAGGGTATCTTGGTGAAAGTAAACGGGGTCTATGCCGCAATCGTTCCATACTTCTCGTAA